A stretch of Paludisphaera borealis DNA encodes these proteins:
- a CDS encoding sugar phosphate isomerase/epimerase family protein translates to MIRLGICNELFEGWALEDVCKTVRGLGYDGLEIAPFTLASRVTDLNASRRREIRTIVEDSGLATIGLHWLLAKTEGFYLTSPDAETRRRTGDYLIALAEATRDLGGSLMVLGSPKQRDLLPGVSYEQAEGYALEVFSRIMPAIGSIGVDLCLEPLAPSETNFLNTCAQAQAVIEKVGDPHFKLHMDVKAQSGETDTTVPELIRRFSRDAGHFHAQDVNLQGPGMGAVDFGPILKALVQSGYDRWVSVEVFDFSPGAEETARQSIACLRRELEAAQAGEAR, encoded by the coding sequence CTGCAACGAGCTGTTTGAAGGCTGGGCGCTCGAAGACGTCTGCAAGACCGTGCGCGGACTCGGCTACGACGGCCTGGAGATCGCCCCGTTCACGTTGGCGTCGCGGGTCACCGACCTGAACGCCTCGCGGCGTCGCGAGATCCGGACGATCGTCGAGGATTCCGGGCTGGCGACGATCGGCCTTCACTGGCTGCTCGCCAAGACCGAGGGCTTCTACCTGACCTCGCCCGACGCCGAGACCCGACGCCGGACCGGCGACTACCTGATCGCCCTGGCCGAGGCCACGCGCGATCTCGGCGGCTCGCTCATGGTCCTGGGCTCGCCCAAGCAGCGCGACCTGCTCCCCGGCGTAAGCTACGAGCAAGCCGAAGGTTATGCTTTAGAAGTCTTCTCGCGGATCATGCCGGCGATCGGATCGATCGGGGTCGACCTCTGCCTGGAACCGCTCGCGCCGAGCGAGACCAACTTCCTCAACACCTGCGCCCAGGCCCAGGCGGTGATCGAGAAGGTCGGCGACCCGCATTTCAAGCTGCACATGGACGTGAAGGCCCAGAGCGGCGAGACCGACACGACCGTCCCCGAGCTGATCCGCCGGTTCTCCCGCGACGCCGGCCACTTCCACGCCCAGGACGTCAACCTCCAGGGCCCCGGGATGGGCGCGGTCGACTTCGGACCGATCCTCAAGGCCCTCGTCCAATCCGGTTACGACCGCTGGGTTTCCGTCGAAGTCTTCGACTTCTCGCCCGGTGCCGAGGAAACCGCCCGCCAGAGCATCGCCTGCCTCCGCCGCGAACTCGAAGCCGCCCAGGCCGGCGAAGCACGCTAA